A stretch of DNA from Methanoplanus endosymbiosus:
GATCGCTTCTGCTTGATCATATAGGAGAAAAAGAAGCCGCTGCCGCAGTAATCACCTCAATCAGCCATTCAATTGAGAAGGGAGCTGTTACAAAGGACATGGGCGGTTCGATGAGGACATCGGATATAGGCGACTGGATTGCCAAAGACATCCTGAATGGATAATATTTACCCCGAAAACTTTTTTTCAGACTGCTTAAACCCGGGTTATCTGCCAGTCCGGGAAGTTTTTATTCCATCTGTCGACATTGACAACAAAACACTTATGGCTCCTCGCTAAATCCTGTGGGTAGTTATCAAAGGTTTCCAACAAATGACTTGTTTTTTTGCAGGATTATAATAGATCATTTTAGCTAAATGCTGGATTCATGGTGTTTGTGGCTGAATTGGTGATTATAGCGATCAAATTTTACCCACACCAAACAGCGAGGAGCCACACTTATTCACAGGAACCTTCCGCCATCTGCCCGGAAGACCGTCTTTTGGAAGCTGCAGCCTTAAGTCCTTCATAATTTTTGGAATTAGAGGGTTTTCCAGTTCAAGGAGGCAGATGTATATTATTGGTTTATCGAGTCTGTCCTCAGCCCATCTGTACAGAAATGTATCCCTGAATTTCAGTGTCAGTGATTTTATCAGGGGATTATAACAGTTCTTATCAGGATAACCGTCTGAAGCATCGGTGTAGTCTTTAACCTCAACAAAATAATATTTATTCGTATCATATCCAAAATCGGAGAAATAGGTTAAAAATGAATTTTTATAAGTTGGATGAAATGTATCTGTGTTGACCTACCGGTACATTTGAAAGGTCCTCTTTTGCAGCAACTGAATTTTTACCCTCTATTTTAAGATCATCCAAGGTTGCTTTCTGGTTTTTGCATGCTATTATCTCAGCAAGTGATTTTTGTCTATGACCATTTATGATCAAACCGGCTATATGATCAAAGGGATTTATGTCCAACTTCTTAGCAGTTTTAACAATTGTTAAATTTCTGTCTACAACATTTGTTCCTTTCTCATTTCTTGTAAATAAGCTTATATCACGATGTCTGACCTGTGCTCGTGCTCCGAGCTCAGCATCATTATTATGAAGAGGGACGTGAGGGTGATCTAAGAATGTGAGTAAGAAGTCTTTATTCCGGTGTGTCTTCTCAATTCTTAGGTTCAACTCTTTATATTCAGTCTCGCTGTTAAATAACTCATCAAAGTCCTTTCTAATTTTTAATGCCCACTCTGGAGATGGATTGTCTTTATATGCTCTCATCTCTCTGTAAAATGCCCAAAACCGATCCATGAAATCTTCATGGACTTTTCTCATTACAGCAGTTTTAGGTTTTAATTTTTTATAGTGTCTGGCTTCATGAACCCAACATAACTGGTGTTCTTCAGTGATATTGTCGTATTGGGGTGCATCATCTGTAAGAAGAATTTTTGGAACTGGGTAATCTTTCTGTGATCTGTAATAAGCAATCAATCCAGCCTCAGTAACTCGCTTTTTAAGCGTTTTAAATCCTTCTTGACCAAATAACTCAACCAAACTATTTTCTAATTCAAATTCACTAAAGCAAGAGTTGTAAATATTTTCTCTAAGTTTTTTGATCCATTTTTTTGCGGTTCTAAGATTGGATAAATGTTCAAAGGCAAACTCATTGAATAGGTACTTGGGTTCTAAAACTTCCATAATGTGCTTAACTATGCTAATTCTATCCTTTTTTGGAGAAGTTCTAAATGCTGTGAAATTATGATTTGAAAAGATATGTGTATTATATTGAGTGCCATTTACATTAGCTCCAGTTGTATCTGTCTGGAGGTAATCGGAGGACTTTATTCCTTCTTTTAGTATATCTTCCGATTCTTTATCTAAAACCTCATTCTTTTCAGTTAATTTCCTTGAGATTGTAGATTGGGCTATAAAGATACCATGGTTATTTAAAAAGGCTCTAATTGCATTTTCACTCATTCCACAAATTGCTTTGCATTCAATAATAAGTGCCTTTATTCCAGGACCAAATTCTCCACCATATCCTTGAGGTCGATCAGTTAAGAGATATCTTCCTTCTGAAGGGGAATAATATTTTTCAAGTAAAAACTTTGTATTTCTCGGACGAATTTCAATGTCCTGTATGATTAATTCAGAAAAGCCTTTAAAAACTGCATCTTTCGGAAGTTTATTTTTGTCAGAGTACCAGATCTTTTCTTCATGGATTTCGATTTTATGATTACGTTTTCCTCTGCCTTTATTTGGATTATTTTGATCTGATTTCTCTTTTTTTGAGCGTTCCTCCTCAGTAGAATGATTTTTATTGCCAGAACCCCCTTTTCTTTTTCCTTTTTTTGCGGCTTCCGGCCTACCCTGTTCACCAATTAGATGATTGTAATCATCTCTGAGTTGAAGATGCTCTTCATATAATTTATCGTATTTTGCAGATAGTTCCTCAAAGGCTGAGATGAGCAAATATATTATGTCTTTATCCGGAGAATTATCTATCCGATCAGGAGTTATTACGGATTCTAATTCTTTGAAGATACCATTTGACATAATGTATTCTATATTTTGAATTTATAAGTACAAATTATTATCCATTATCACATTACCTCACATTATGGATATGATACATTTATTCTCTGTTTCAACGATGAAATCAACTGCTTTCATGCAGTGAGATAATCCATGAAAAGTTCCTTTTGACCTGTCTTTTTCATCAAACTTAAATGCATCAATCACTCCATTAAAATCAAATTGCAGATTTCCCTCCTGCAATATCATTTAAGACTGCCCCGCATCTCTCTTGCAATATCCCTGTCAATAATATCTGCAAACGTATCATCAATTGCATTGGGAGAGATCTTTTCATATTCCAGAGTTGATGAGATGGAGATTTCATTCGTCTCTTTGTCCCTGAACAGGCTATGATAGATTATCTTATCGTTTTCAATTCTCTGAAGATCAAATTCTTTCAGAATGATATAATCATGGGTTGAAATTAGTATCTGAACTCCCATTCTCTGAAGTTCAACAAGAATCTCAACAACTGTCCTCATAAGCCTTGGATTTAAATTTGCCTCCGGTTCATCCCAGCAGAGCACAGAACCACTGGTAAGTGTCCCGTTCTGTATCAGAAGCCATAGAAGTACCAGTTTTCTGAGGCCCTCTGCAACCAGTGTAAATTCAAGCTCGCCATGCTTATTTTTCAGGAAAAACTCTTCATTTTTGATTACCACCCGGCCATCAATCGCCTTTTGAAGGATATTCATGAGCTTCTTCCTTCCGGCATCCATAGGGCCTTTAAGTGAACCAAGAAAGGCCCTGTCAATGATATCTGCATAGACTTCTTCAAAGTGAATATCCCTCAGGCTGTACAATGACCGGAATCCCGGAGCATTGGCCATCATATCTTTAACAGGAATATATACTGACTCTATCGGTTCCTCAGACCATGTCTTATACGCACCGGAAATTTTTGCACCCTCAGGGCTTTTTGTATGATTGGAGATACTCAGGCGTATTACAGCATTTTTATTCTGATTCAGTACCCTTTGAATTTCTACAAAACCATTTGAACTTCCAGGTGATCTTTTCACAAGGCGTCCGGTATGCTCACCTGAGGGAAGGAAGACTTTAGTCAGTTTTTCTGCAAAACCCTTCCTGCTCTTGGAGATCTCACAACCAGCATATACAGTTTTTAGTATGTGGGTTTTTCCTGTGCTATTTTCGCCGGTAAATACATTAATCCCGGGTGAAAGACCAATCTCCAGCTCCTGAAAAGCGGTGAAGTTTTCAAATTTTACACATTTTATCATTTATCTTCCTGGTGTGAGAATCTCAGCTCATATGTCAATACAATGCCATGAAATCAGATTAATTACTCAGATCTCTGAATTAAGCAATAATAAAGTTTTGCGCCGGAAAAGTGACGGGGAAGAAATCCAAAATATTCAGACCAAATTATAGTTGGTTCACCATCACAGAAATATTTATGCAACAGAGCGTTGCACAAATTTCAGAAGAATAAATCCGTAATAATCCTCAATTCACTTTTAAACAGGAAATCTGAAATCCCAGAATATTACTCAAATGCATAATATGAGCAATCAAATGTCAAAAACAGATATATAAACTCTGAAACAATTATGATAACCAAAATGCCGGAAAGTTCAGGAAGAAATGTGGGTTTTCTGATTCACGGGAAACTTACTGATGAGGACTATAAGGAGATACTCATTCCTGCTCTGGATGAGGCGATTGAAAAACATGAGAAGATCAATATTCTCTTCAAAATGGAAGGTTTCAGGGGATGG
This window harbors:
- a CDS encoding IS66 family transposase produces the protein MSNGIFKELESVITPDRIDNSPDKDIIYLLISAFEELSAKYDKLYEEHLQLRDDYNHLIGEQGRPEAAKKGKRKGGSGNKNHSTEEERSKKEKSDQNNPNKGRGKRNHKIEIHEEKIWYSDKNKLPKDAVFKGFSELIIQDIEIRPRNTKFLLEKYYSPSEGRYLLTDRPQGYGGEFGPGIKALIIECKAICGMSENAIRAFLNNHGIFIAQSTISRKLTEKNEVLDKESEDILKEGIKSSDYLQTDTTGANVNGTQYNTHIFSNHNFTAFRTSPKKDRISIVKHIMEVLEPKYLFNEFAFEHLSNLRTAKKWIKKLRENIYNSCFSEFELENSLVELFGQEGFKTLKKRVTEAGLIAYYRSQKDYPVPKILLTDDAPQYDNITEEHQLCWVHEARHYKKLKPKTAVMRKVHEDFMDRFWAFYREMRAYKDNPSPEWALKIRKDFDELFNSETEYKELNLRIEKTHRNKDFLLTFLDHPHVPLHNNDAELGARAQVRHRDISLFTRNEKGTNVVDRNLTIVKTAKKLDINPFDHIAGLIINGHRQKSLAEIIACKNQKATLDDLKIEGKNSVAAKEDLSNVPVGQHRYISSNL
- a CDS encoding AAA family ATPase; translated protein: MIKCVKFENFTAFQELEIGLSPGINVFTGENSTGKTHILKTVYAGCEISKSRKGFAEKLTKVFLPSGEHTGRLVKRSPGSSNGFVEIQRVLNQNKNAVIRLSISNHTKSPEGAKISGAYKTWSEEPIESVYIPVKDMMANAPGFRSLYSLRDIHFEEVYADIIDRAFLGSLKGPMDAGRKKLMNILQKAIDGRVVIKNEEFFLKNKHGELEFTLVAEGLRKLVLLWLLIQNGTLTSGSVLCWDEPEANLNPRLMRTVVEILVELQRMGVQILISTHDYIILKEFDLQRIENDKIIYHSLFRDKETNEISISSTLEYEKISPNAIDDTFADIIDRDIAREMRGSLK